CCGCCCCGGACGATCCGATCATGGCAACGGTCTGTCCATGTCCGAGATGGCTTTCCAACTCGGTTCTGCCCCTGCCGTCCTGCATGGACGTCAAAATGACAGGCACGCCGAAAGCAATGCTTTCAACGTCCGAAAGGAACGATTCCGGTGCGTCATGCAGGTCTGCCTTGGTCAACACGATCACAGGGGGGAGAGCGTAGTTATGGACCAGTGTCAGATACCGTTCAAGGCGTCTGATATTGAAATCACGGTCCAGTCCGCAGACAATGAATACCGTATCAAGATTTGCGGCAATCGGTTGCTCGCGTCTTGTGGGTTTTGCCGTAGAGCCGCGTGAGCCGGCCTCACCACGGGACAGAATATTCTTGCGGGGAATGACGTCGGTAACGATGGTTCCGTCGACAATTACCCAGTCTCCGGTGACGGGATAGTCCCGGCTTTTTGAATGCATAAGCCTGCCCGCAACCGAGCAGAACCATTCCTTGAGGCCGTCAGTCACCAGAAACTGACCTCGTTGCATGCTGATAACACGGACGATGCGGCCGTCGGCCACGTCAATGGAAAGCATTTGATGGTCAAAATGGTCGTCCCAGCCTAGTTGGCGGAGTCGTGCTGGGTCATTTGATATATTCTTTTGTAATTCGTTGTGGTCGGTCATGTGTTCTCACCAATTTAATTGGGGCCGGTGAATGGATCGGCCCTGATTTATCGTCCATATAAGCCTGTGAAGGGAGGTCAGAGGCTTCGGCTTTTTACAATGGTGGATGCGCTGCCGGAATAGAGGGAACAACAAAAGTCGGTTTCGAAAGAAACCCATATCAGACTGGTCTGAAAGACCTGATTACAAACCGCCTAGAGTTGCGGTCGGAAAGCGGTTTAAGCCTGTTGGTTGCCCTGTATTTCAGCAACTTGAGGCACAAGATCAGTAAACCGTGTGAACATGAAAACTCCTTATTCTATAATGAAAACACACCTGCCTGATAAATCGGCAGGTGTCAATTGTTTGGAGCCGGGGTTGTGGCTGGCTGTGTGTCTTTCGGTGCTTGCGCTTGCTTTTTCGAGTCGATACATTTCCTCCATGGAAAAACACATTACCGTACTGCTTGTGGATGCCTTCACGGCCACTCCCGGAAAAGGGAATCGGGCCGGTGTCGTTCTTGACGGTTCAGATCTTGACGCCAAAGAGATGCAGGCTGTCGCTTCGTTGGTCAACGTGTCGGAAACGGCGTTTATGATTCCGGTCAAAGACCGGACCGAGTATGCACTTGAGGTGCGATATTTTACGCCGACGACGGAAGTCCCGAGTTGTGGTCATGCCACCATAGCCTCGCATTATGCACGTTCTCAGGCACTCGGGGTGGAGAATGGCCGGGTCGTTGCCAAGATCGGTGCCGGTATTCTGCCGGTGGATATCGCCACCCGGGGCGGCGAGAAGAAAATCGTGATGACCCAGGGGGAGATCAAATTTACTCCTGAGTATGATGCGTTGGTCAGACGCAGAATCCTGAGAGCGCTGGGGTTGGATGAAGAGGACGTTGTTCAGGGATTGCCCGTGCAGGAAGTGTCCACAGGTCACTCCAAGGTCATGATTCCCATTCGCTCGGTGAAGACGCTGGATGGATTGCGTCCTGATATGCAGGGTCTCAAGGAGATCAGCCGGGAGATTGATTGTAATGGTTATTTTGTCTTTGCATTCAACGACAAGGACGATCCATGCCTGACCAGCGGCAGGATGTTTGCTCCTGTCGCCGGTATTGATGAAGACCCGGTGACGGGCAACGGAAATGGTCCCTGCGGTGCGTATCTGTCGCTGTATGGCAGGTTGCCGGAAGTCGATGAAATCTCCTATCTGGGCAGGCAGGGCGTTGCCATGGGCAAAGAAGGAGTGGTCGAGGTGACCGTTCACCGATCCGGCGGACGGCCACAGACCATTCAGGTCGGGGGAACGGCTGTGGAGGCAGGAGAGATGACACTGCTTCTCTCTGGCGATGATGCAGGCCATATTACTGCAACCTGTGTAGGAAAATAAGCCCCCAACGAGATTTGAAGGTTTCAAACAGGTATGAATGAAGGCCCGGAAGGATATCCTCCCGGGCCTTCATTATGGAATAAGAAAATGAATCCTGTCAGCCGGTTTACTTCACATCCTTGCTGACATTTTCGTATGCGGCCTTCACGCCCCACATGGGGATGGAGAGAAGCTTTGCTCCATCCAGCGGGAGTTCGTCGAAGTGAACTACCTTATAGTCCTGATTGATGTACGTCCGAAAATACAGGGCTTGTCTGTTGAGGTCGTAGACAGTTGTCCACTGGGTGTAATCGTGGCCTTTTTTACCGTCGGAGCTGACGGATGACGTGATCCCTTTGGGAATGGAAAAGTTGGCTATAAGGTTCATCCCGAGAGTGACAGCGCCGTCAGCGTCAGCCGGTTGCAGTGCCGTATTGGCAAAAAAAGCCGCTCTGACAAAACGTGAGGGAGGTGTCATGTCTCCCGGCAATCCGAGAAGGCCGGTTCCTTCGCCCAGAGGGCGTATCGTGTAATCGCCGAGCTTGAATTGTTCAACATTGGCGGGCCGCAAGTTGATGTAATTGCGCAGATTGTCCAGATGCCATCCGAAGTACGGGGCATTGGTGACAACGCCGACCGGGTTATCTGAAAGATGCAGTTTTCCGTCGATGTATTCAATGACGATTGCCTTGCCGGTTTTGTCCATCACGTACCAATGGGCGAGCGGGGTTGTATGTACTGTTTCAAGAGCCACCCCGGTCAGCTTCAGCGTGGACACACCGTCTTTGACTTCGGCAATTGTGGAGTAATTGCTGAGAATCCATGCGCACATGTCCAGTTGGGCTATGGATTTTTGGTAGTCTGCGGGCGCTATTGTCGGAAAGTGGGTTTCGCCGGAGGTCATCCAGAATCCTGCGACATACAAGCTCTTTTCATTCATGCCTTCAAGCGGGCGGTCCAGTCCAAAAGCGTTGGGGCCGACAAAGGCGTACTTGCTGGTCCATTGCATGCCTTTTTTCCCGTCAGGCGCCGAAGCAGTCCATGACAGTCCCCGCGGGGTGACCATTATGTTTGATTCAGATGCAAAACCGAACTCAAGCGAACGGGCAAAAGCAACCGATCCGTCTTGCGCCATGACGCGCATGCCAGTGCAGGCCTGTGACCATTTGGGACAGGTCAGCAGTAAGACAAAGAGCAGAAATAGAGGAACATTGAAACGGGAGTGAGACATGTGATCCTTCCTTGGTAGACGAGTGTTGGCTTTTTTGATGTCAGCCAGGTTGGTTCTTGCGTATTTATACCAGTATCCGATATCACGTCGCTTTAAATAATTCTATTCTCAACTGGACTCTTTTCCCGTTGTTTTCGAGAACTGGACAGGCTTGTGGACGGGATGGTTCAATGGTAGGCGGAACGCAGGAAAACCATGGACAAGGCTAAGACAGCCCTGTTCGAGAGGCATATAGGATGCAATGATGACCCCAGCTATTGATAAGGCGAAGAAAGCCGGTATCACTTTTTTTGTGCATGAATATGAGCATGATCCAGCCGCGGAATCGTATGGCATGGAGGCGGCTGAAAAATTGAAGATTGTGCCTGAAAGGGTGTTCAAAACCCTTGTTGTCAGCAGTGGCGGAAAGGATCTGACCGTGGCGGTCCTGCCAGTTTCAAAACATCTGGATATGAAGCTGTTGGCCAAGGCCGTCGGTGTGAAAAAAGTGGGAATGGCCGAAATCGGGCTGGTGGAGAGGGTGACCGGCTACGTTGTCGGCGGCGTGAGTCCTCTCGGTCAGAAGAAACAACTTAAAACCGTCATCGATTCTTCGGCCGAAGCGTATGCGACCATATTCGTGAGCGGTGGCCGGAG
The genomic region above belongs to uncultured Pseudodesulfovibrio sp. and contains:
- the rsgA gene encoding ribosome small subunit-dependent GTPase A; this translates as MTDHNELQKNISNDPARLRQLGWDDHFDHQMLSIDVADGRIVRVISMQRGQFLVTDGLKEWFCSVAGRLMHSKSRDYPVTGDWVIVDGTIVTDVIPRKNILSRGEAGSRGSTAKPTRREQPIAANLDTVFIVCGLDRDFNIRRLERYLTLVHNYALPPVIVLTKADLHDAPESFLSDVESIAFGVPVILTSMQDGRGRTELESHLGHGQTVAMIGSSGAGKSTLANMLFGSDIQATGKVSASVGKGRHTTTVRELIRMPQGGILMDNPGIREIAFHEDGNGMENTFADITELAEMCRFANCTHQKEPGCAVLHAVKTSKLPHERLESFHKMQREMDYLATRRTKSADRVEKERWKDVALRIKDLKKRKR
- a CDS encoding PhzF family phenazine biosynthesis isomerase; its protein translation is MKTHLPDKSAGVNCLEPGLWLAVCLSVLALAFSSRYISSMEKHITVLLVDAFTATPGKGNRAGVVLDGSDLDAKEMQAVASLVNVSETAFMIPVKDRTEYALEVRYFTPTTEVPSCGHATIASHYARSQALGVENGRVVAKIGAGILPVDIATRGGEKKIVMTQGEIKFTPEYDALVRRRILRALGLDEEDVVQGLPVQEVSTGHSKVMIPIRSVKTLDGLRPDMQGLKEISREIDCNGYFVFAFNDKDDPCLTSGRMFAPVAGIDEDPVTGNGNGPCGAYLSLYGRLPEVDEISYLGRQGVAMGKEGVVEVTVHRSGGRPQTIQVGGTAVEAGEMTLLLSGDDAGHITATCVGK
- a CDS encoding linear amide C-N hydrolase, translated to MSHSRFNVPLFLLFVLLLTCPKWSQACTGMRVMAQDGSVAFARSLEFGFASESNIMVTPRGLSWTASAPDGKKGMQWTSKYAFVGPNAFGLDRPLEGMNEKSLYVAGFWMTSGETHFPTIAPADYQKSIAQLDMCAWILSNYSTIAEVKDGVSTLKLTGVALETVHTTPLAHWYVMDKTGKAIVIEYIDGKLHLSDNPVGVVTNAPYFGWHLDNLRNYINLRPANVEQFKLGDYTIRPLGEGTGLLGLPGDMTPPSRFVRAAFFANTALQPADADGAVTLGMNLIANFSIPKGITSSVSSDGKKGHDYTQWTTVYDLNRQALYFRTYINQDYKVVHFDELPLDGAKLLSIPMWGVKAAYENVSKDVK
- the ybaK gene encoding Cys-tRNA(Pro) deacylase; its protein translation is MMTPAIDKAKKAGITFFVHEYEHDPAAESYGMEAAEKLKIVPERVFKTLVVSSGGKDLTVAVLPVSKHLDMKLLAKAVGVKKVGMAEIGLVERVTGYVVGGVSPLGQKKQLKTVIDSSAEAYATIFVSGGRRGVDIELSPDDLAKLTRADFASVAK